The Magnolia sinica isolate HGM2019 chromosome 10, MsV1, whole genome shotgun sequence genome includes a window with the following:
- the LOC131257884 gene encoding uncharacterized protein LOC131257884 isoform X3, which yields MLGRVTAMERSKGRKGGEEKWIQHYSSSHKILLVGEGDFSFSACLAKAFGSASNMVATSYDSKEMLPIKHWSSKDHLEELKGLGCMVLHDIDVRVMNQQPILKKMKFDRIVYNFPHAGHDPLLHEWNGQLIKRHKKLLSGFFQSASEMLTDGGEVHVSHRNDAPYNRWKLEKLAKRAGLVLKECVEFRKSDYPGYHNKRGGGIKSNQKFPLNESFTFKFSLRDCSTMQQSRTSTSGCDDISEALAYLKLESMSYNDSIERVTDLTMVPKQIVNIPHTVINGPKSIIQEPQLKPLNDLIERKTDLEMVRKKIANIPHTIHGLKSIVEDCGTFQGVPSYPPAKESEAHLSSKKMSEEEGKSLGVGGNPQHHHQHYRTFEGGPQPAIGIPQPIPWPGDVASAPPHYHHDNRYQAVPGYATVAGGRPVRESRLPCCGIGLGWFLFIIGFFLVAIPWGFHACKVAAVLFTVAIILRAMREGHDW from the exons ATGTTAGGAAGGGTGACTGCCATGGAAAGAAGCAAAGGGAGGAAAGGGGGGGAAGAGAAATGGATACAGCACTACAGCAGCTCTCACAAGATACTCCTTGTAGGAGAGGGAGATTTCTCTTTCTCTGCTTGTCTTGCAAAGGCCTTTGGTTCAGCTAGTAACATGGTGGCAACTTCATATGATTCAAAAG AGATGTTACCAATCAAGCATTGGAGTTCCAAGGACCACCTGGAGGAATTGAAGGGTCTGGGATGTATGGTGTTGCATGATATTGATGTGCGTGTCATGAACCAACAACCAATCCTAAAAAAGATGAAGTTCGACCGTATTGTATACAACTTTCCACACGCAGGCCATGACCCTTTGCTCCACGAATGGAATGGGCAGCTGATCAA GCGACACAAGAAACTCCTATCTGGTTTCTTCCAGAGTGCAAGTGAGATGCTGACCGACGGTGGAGAAGTGCACGTATCACACCGGAACGATGCGCCTTACAACCGTTGGAAATTGGAGAAGCTGGCCAAAAGAGCGGGCCTTGTGTTGAAGGAATGTGTGGAGTTTAGGAAGTCTGACTATCCAGGCTACCATAATAAAAGAGGTGGTGGAATTAAAAGCAACCAAAAATTCCCTTTGAATGAGAGCTTCACCTTCAAGTTCTCGTTAAGGGATTGTTCAACCATGCAACAAAGTAGGACATCAACGAGTGGCTGTGATGATATTAGCGAGGCCTTGGCCTACTTAAAGCTAGAATCCATGTCCTACAATGACTCG ATTGAACGTGTAACTGACCTAACAATGGTTCCTAAACAAATTGTCAACATACCTCACACTGTGATCAATGGACCGAAATCGATTATCCAAGAGCCACAACTCAAGCCTCTCAATGACCTG ATTGAACGCAAAACTGACCTAGAAATGGTTCGCAAAAAAATTGCCAACATACCACACACTATCCATGGACTAAAATCGATTGTTGAAGACTGTGGAACGTTCCAAGGTGTACCAAGCTATCCTCCTGCAAAAGAAAGTGAAGCCCATCTATCTTCTAAAAAGATGAGTGAGGAAGAAGGGAAAAGCTTAGGAGTTGGCGGCAATCCTCAGCACCACCACCAACACTACAGAACGTTTGAAGGCGGTCCTCAACCAGCAATTGGAATCCCTCAGCCGATTCCTTGGCCTGGAGATGTCGCATCCGCTCCTCCTCACTATCATCATGACAACAGATATCAAGCTGTTCCAGGTTATGCAACAGTTGCTGGAGGAAGGCCTGTAAGAGAGAGCCGCCTTCCCTGCTGTGGTATTGGTCTCGGCTGGTTTCTATTCATCATTGGTTTCTTTCTTGTGGCTATACCGTGGGGGTTTCACGCATGCAAAGTCGCTGCTGTTCTTTTTACCGTCGCGATAATTCTTAGGGCGATGAGGGAGGGTCACGACTGGTGA
- the LOC131257884 gene encoding uncharacterized protein LOC131257884 isoform X1 yields MLGRVTAMERSKGRKGGEEKWIQHYSSSHKILLVGEGDFSFSACLAKAFGSASNMVATSYDSKEMLPIKHWSSKDHLEELKGLGCMVLHDIDVRVMNQQPILKKMKFDRIVYNFPHAGHDPLLHEWNGQLIKRHKKLLSGFFQSASEMLTDGGEVHVSHRNDAPYNRWKLEKLAKRAGLVLKECVEFRKSDYPGYHNKRGGGIKSNQKFPLNESFTFKFSLRDCSTMQQSRTSTSGCDDISEALAYLKLESMSYNDSCNKERKATVETLGKRNTPLEGDIDQLKQKIDGPDSPVTKYMIERVTDLTMVPKQIVNIPHTVINGPKSIIQEPQLKPLNDLIERKTDLEMVRKKIANIPHTIHGLKSIVEDCGTFQGVPSYPPAKESEAHLSSKKMSEEEGKSLGVGGNPQHHHQHYRTFEGGPQPAIGIPQPIPWPGDVASAPPHYHHDNRYQAVPGYATVAGGRPVRESRLPCCGIGLGWFLFIIGFFLVAIPWGFHACKVAAVLFTVAIILRAMREGHDW; encoded by the exons ATGTTAGGAAGGGTGACTGCCATGGAAAGAAGCAAAGGGAGGAAAGGGGGGGAAGAGAAATGGATACAGCACTACAGCAGCTCTCACAAGATACTCCTTGTAGGAGAGGGAGATTTCTCTTTCTCTGCTTGTCTTGCAAAGGCCTTTGGTTCAGCTAGTAACATGGTGGCAACTTCATATGATTCAAAAG AGATGTTACCAATCAAGCATTGGAGTTCCAAGGACCACCTGGAGGAATTGAAGGGTCTGGGATGTATGGTGTTGCATGATATTGATGTGCGTGTCATGAACCAACAACCAATCCTAAAAAAGATGAAGTTCGACCGTATTGTATACAACTTTCCACACGCAGGCCATGACCCTTTGCTCCACGAATGGAATGGGCAGCTGATCAA GCGACACAAGAAACTCCTATCTGGTTTCTTCCAGAGTGCAAGTGAGATGCTGACCGACGGTGGAGAAGTGCACGTATCACACCGGAACGATGCGCCTTACAACCGTTGGAAATTGGAGAAGCTGGCCAAAAGAGCGGGCCTTGTGTTGAAGGAATGTGTGGAGTTTAGGAAGTCTGACTATCCAGGCTACCATAATAAAAGAGGTGGTGGAATTAAAAGCAACCAAAAATTCCCTTTGAATGAGAGCTTCACCTTCAAGTTCTCGTTAAGGGATTGTTCAACCATGCAACAAAGTAGGACATCAACGAGTGGCTGTGATGATATTAGCGAGGCCTTGGCCTACTTAAAGCTAGAATCCATGTCCTACAATGACTCG TGCAACAAAGAACGAAAAGCGACAGTCGAGACACTTGGTAAAAGAAACACCCCCTTGGAAGGCGACATTGATCAACTGAAGCAGAAGATTGACGGACCGGATTCTCCCGTGACAAAGTACATG ATTGAACGTGTAACTGACCTAACAATGGTTCCTAAACAAATTGTCAACATACCTCACACTGTGATCAATGGACCGAAATCGATTATCCAAGAGCCACAACTCAAGCCTCTCAATGACCTG ATTGAACGCAAAACTGACCTAGAAATGGTTCGCAAAAAAATTGCCAACATACCACACACTATCCATGGACTAAAATCGATTGTTGAAGACTGTGGAACGTTCCAAGGTGTACCAAGCTATCCTCCTGCAAAAGAAAGTGAAGCCCATCTATCTTCTAAAAAGATGAGTGAGGAAGAAGGGAAAAGCTTAGGAGTTGGCGGCAATCCTCAGCACCACCACCAACACTACAGAACGTTTGAAGGCGGTCCTCAACCAGCAATTGGAATCCCTCAGCCGATTCCTTGGCCTGGAGATGTCGCATCCGCTCCTCCTCACTATCATCATGACAACAGATATCAAGCTGTTCCAGGTTATGCAACAGTTGCTGGAGGAAGGCCTGTAAGAGAGAGCCGCCTTCCCTGCTGTGGTATTGGTCTCGGCTGGTTTCTATTCATCATTGGTTTCTTTCTTGTGGCTATACCGTGGGGGTTTCACGCATGCAAAGTCGCTGCTGTTCTTTTTACCGTCGCGATAATTCTTAGGGCGATGAGGGAGGGTCACGACTGGTGA
- the LOC131257887 gene encoding uncharacterized protein LOC131257887: protein MATVIGLCLRVKLMCCFPPHFKGIFCRIEFHRRGRKLIIPIRWVFLMWMVTTTPFLLSSTKLIIKPYHRHIIMSAPNAKELVQKLEEYEPIHDGVHDFLWSECESQALSAGTRLKEGCHIPSSRKFVVVFMGSSFKNKVKKFFFRFIFICLFMLQTTLFCY, encoded by the exons ATGGCAACAGTTATTGGACTGTGTCTACGAGTTAAGCTAATGTGTTGTTTCCCTCCACATTTCAAG GGAATCTTTTGTAGAATTGAATTCCATCGTAGGGGGCGAAAGCTAATCATTCCTATAAGGTGGGTCTTCTTAATGTGGATGGTTACTACAACTCCCTTCTTACTTTCATCGACAAAGCTTATCATCAAGCCCTATCACCGCCATATAATCATGTCTGCACCAAATGCCAAAGAGCTGGTGCAGAAGCTAGAG GAATATGAGCCTATCCATGATGGTGTCCATGACTTCCTTT GGAGTGAGTGTGAATCTCAGGCATTATCAGCTGGTACAAGGTTGAAAGAAGGTTGCCACATACCCTCTAGCCGCAAGTTTGTAGTAGTTTTCATGGGTAGTTCCTTTAAAAACAAGGTAAAGAAATTTTTCTTTAGATTTATTTTCATTTGTTTATTCATGTTGCAGACAACTTTGTTTTGTTATTGA
- the LOC131257884 gene encoding uncharacterized protein LOC131257884 isoform X4, with the protein MLGRVTAMERSKGRKGGEEKWIQHYSSSHKILLVGEGDFSFSACLAKAFGSASNMVATSYDSKEMLPIKHWSSKDHLEELKGLGCMVLHDIDVRVMNQQPILKKMKFDRIVYNFPHAGHDPLLHEWNGQLIKRHKKLLSGFFQSASEMLTDGGEVHVSHRNDAPYNRWKLEKLAKRAGLVLKECVEFRKSDYPGYHNKRGGGIKSNQKFPLNESFTFKFSLRDCSTMQQSRTSTSGCDDISEALAYLKLESMSYNDSIERKTDLEMVRKKIANIPHTIHGLKSIVEDCGTFQGVPSYPPAKESEAHLSSKKMSEEEGKSLGVGGNPQHHHQHYRTFEGGPQPAIGIPQPIPWPGDVASAPPHYHHDNRYQAVPGYATVAGGRPVRESRLPCCGIGLGWFLFIIGFFLVAIPWGFHACKVAAVLFTVAIILRAMREGHDW; encoded by the exons ATGTTAGGAAGGGTGACTGCCATGGAAAGAAGCAAAGGGAGGAAAGGGGGGGAAGAGAAATGGATACAGCACTACAGCAGCTCTCACAAGATACTCCTTGTAGGAGAGGGAGATTTCTCTTTCTCTGCTTGTCTTGCAAAGGCCTTTGGTTCAGCTAGTAACATGGTGGCAACTTCATATGATTCAAAAG AGATGTTACCAATCAAGCATTGGAGTTCCAAGGACCACCTGGAGGAATTGAAGGGTCTGGGATGTATGGTGTTGCATGATATTGATGTGCGTGTCATGAACCAACAACCAATCCTAAAAAAGATGAAGTTCGACCGTATTGTATACAACTTTCCACACGCAGGCCATGACCCTTTGCTCCACGAATGGAATGGGCAGCTGATCAA GCGACACAAGAAACTCCTATCTGGTTTCTTCCAGAGTGCAAGTGAGATGCTGACCGACGGTGGAGAAGTGCACGTATCACACCGGAACGATGCGCCTTACAACCGTTGGAAATTGGAGAAGCTGGCCAAAAGAGCGGGCCTTGTGTTGAAGGAATGTGTGGAGTTTAGGAAGTCTGACTATCCAGGCTACCATAATAAAAGAGGTGGTGGAATTAAAAGCAACCAAAAATTCCCTTTGAATGAGAGCTTCACCTTCAAGTTCTCGTTAAGGGATTGTTCAACCATGCAACAAAGTAGGACATCAACGAGTGGCTGTGATGATATTAGCGAGGCCTTGGCCTACTTAAAGCTAGAATCCATGTCCTACAATGACTCG ATTGAACGCAAAACTGACCTAGAAATGGTTCGCAAAAAAATTGCCAACATACCACACACTATCCATGGACTAAAATCGATTGTTGAAGACTGTGGAACGTTCCAAGGTGTACCAAGCTATCCTCCTGCAAAAGAAAGTGAAGCCCATCTATCTTCTAAAAAGATGAGTGAGGAAGAAGGGAAAAGCTTAGGAGTTGGCGGCAATCCTCAGCACCACCACCAACACTACAGAACGTTTGAAGGCGGTCCTCAACCAGCAATTGGAATCCCTCAGCCGATTCCTTGGCCTGGAGATGTCGCATCCGCTCCTCCTCACTATCATCATGACAACAGATATCAAGCTGTTCCAGGTTATGCAACAGTTGCTGGAGGAAGGCCTGTAAGAGAGAGCCGCCTTCCCTGCTGTGGTATTGGTCTCGGCTGGTTTCTATTCATCATTGGTTTCTTTCTTGTGGCTATACCGTGGGGGTTTCACGCATGCAAAGTCGCTGCTGTTCTTTTTACCGTCGCGATAATTCTTAGGGCGATGAGGGAGGGTCACGACTGGTGA
- the LOC131257884 gene encoding uncharacterized protein LOC131257884 isoform X2 — MLGRVTAMERSKGRKGGEEKWIQHYSSSHKILLVGEGDFSFSACLAKAFGSASNMVATSYDSKEMLPIKHWSSKDHLEELKGLGCMVLHDIDVRVMNQQPILKKMKFDRIVYNFPHAGHDPLLHEWNGQLIKRHKKLLSGFFQSASEMLTDGGEVHVSHRNDAPYNRWKLEKLAKRAGLVLKECVEFRKSDYPGYHNKRGGGIKSNQKFPLNESFTFKFSLRDCSTMQQSRTSTSGCDDISEALAYLKLESMSYNDSCNKERKATVETLGKRNTPLEGDIDQLKQKIDGPDSPVTKYMIERKTDLEMVRKKIANIPHTIHGLKSIVEDCGTFQGVPSYPPAKESEAHLSSKKMSEEEGKSLGVGGNPQHHHQHYRTFEGGPQPAIGIPQPIPWPGDVASAPPHYHHDNRYQAVPGYATVAGGRPVRESRLPCCGIGLGWFLFIIGFFLVAIPWGFHACKVAAVLFTVAIILRAMREGHDW; from the exons ATGTTAGGAAGGGTGACTGCCATGGAAAGAAGCAAAGGGAGGAAAGGGGGGGAAGAGAAATGGATACAGCACTACAGCAGCTCTCACAAGATACTCCTTGTAGGAGAGGGAGATTTCTCTTTCTCTGCTTGTCTTGCAAAGGCCTTTGGTTCAGCTAGTAACATGGTGGCAACTTCATATGATTCAAAAG AGATGTTACCAATCAAGCATTGGAGTTCCAAGGACCACCTGGAGGAATTGAAGGGTCTGGGATGTATGGTGTTGCATGATATTGATGTGCGTGTCATGAACCAACAACCAATCCTAAAAAAGATGAAGTTCGACCGTATTGTATACAACTTTCCACACGCAGGCCATGACCCTTTGCTCCACGAATGGAATGGGCAGCTGATCAA GCGACACAAGAAACTCCTATCTGGTTTCTTCCAGAGTGCAAGTGAGATGCTGACCGACGGTGGAGAAGTGCACGTATCACACCGGAACGATGCGCCTTACAACCGTTGGAAATTGGAGAAGCTGGCCAAAAGAGCGGGCCTTGTGTTGAAGGAATGTGTGGAGTTTAGGAAGTCTGACTATCCAGGCTACCATAATAAAAGAGGTGGTGGAATTAAAAGCAACCAAAAATTCCCTTTGAATGAGAGCTTCACCTTCAAGTTCTCGTTAAGGGATTGTTCAACCATGCAACAAAGTAGGACATCAACGAGTGGCTGTGATGATATTAGCGAGGCCTTGGCCTACTTAAAGCTAGAATCCATGTCCTACAATGACTCG TGCAACAAAGAACGAAAAGCGACAGTCGAGACACTTGGTAAAAGAAACACCCCCTTGGAAGGCGACATTGATCAACTGAAGCAGAAGATTGACGGACCGGATTCTCCCGTGACAAAGTACATG ATTGAACGCAAAACTGACCTAGAAATGGTTCGCAAAAAAATTGCCAACATACCACACACTATCCATGGACTAAAATCGATTGTTGAAGACTGTGGAACGTTCCAAGGTGTACCAAGCTATCCTCCTGCAAAAGAAAGTGAAGCCCATCTATCTTCTAAAAAGATGAGTGAGGAAGAAGGGAAAAGCTTAGGAGTTGGCGGCAATCCTCAGCACCACCACCAACACTACAGAACGTTTGAAGGCGGTCCTCAACCAGCAATTGGAATCCCTCAGCCGATTCCTTGGCCTGGAGATGTCGCATCCGCTCCTCCTCACTATCATCATGACAACAGATATCAAGCTGTTCCAGGTTATGCAACAGTTGCTGGAGGAAGGCCTGTAAGAGAGAGCCGCCTTCCCTGCTGTGGTATTGGTCTCGGCTGGTTTCTATTCATCATTGGTTTCTTTCTTGTGGCTATACCGTGGGGGTTTCACGCATGCAAAGTCGCTGCTGTTCTTTTTACCGTCGCGATAATTCTTAGGGCGATGAGGGAGGGTCACGACTGGTGA